One Limisphaerales bacterium DNA window includes the following coding sequences:
- a CDS encoding Gfo/Idh/MocA family oxidoreductase, with the protein MSDALKVAVLGVGSLGQHHAKHYAGLAREGVVDFVGLYDADPARAKTIGAKYGVPVLPSVEAAIYAAAAVNVVTPTITHFDLASQLLRAGRHVLVEKPMTDTTAQATELVELARENKCVLQVGHIERFNPVFDYLQNVAREPRFIETHRLSPYPKRSLDVGVVLDLMIHDLDIVLAFVDSPLQSVDGVGVSVLSDSEDIANARLKFENGCVANLTASRVSPESMRKIRVFSGGETTSYVSLDYQKQEGYIYRIARDGETESSLWKKLLHAKDTAIVSEFGGKRVVREPVPIEKDDPLLQELRHFAHCVREQQTPKVSGESAKQALDVALEITRQIQELETA; encoded by the coding sequence GTGTCGGATGCATTAAAAGTGGCGGTGTTGGGTGTGGGTTCCCTCGGTCAACACCACGCCAAACATTACGCCGGATTGGCGCGCGAAGGCGTGGTGGATTTTGTGGGGCTCTACGATGCGGACCCCGCCCGCGCCAAAACCATCGGTGCAAAATACGGCGTGCCCGTGCTGCCCTCCGTGGAGGCCGCCATCTATGCGGCGGCAGCGGTGAATGTGGTCACGCCCACGATCACTCATTTTGATTTGGCCAGCCAACTGTTGCGCGCGGGGCGCCATGTGCTTGTGGAAAAACCAATGACCGACACCACCGCGCAAGCGACTGAGTTGGTGGAACTTGCGCGCGAAAATAAATGTGTGCTGCAGGTGGGCCATATCGAACGCTTCAATCCGGTTTTTGATTATCTGCAAAACGTCGCGCGCGAGCCGCGCTTTATCGAGACGCACCGCCTGTCGCCGTACCCCAAGCGCAGCCTCGATGTTGGTGTCGTGCTGGACCTCATGATTCACGATCTCGACATCGTGTTGGCGTTCGTGGATTCACCGCTGCAATCGGTCGATGGCGTGGGCGTGTCTGTGCTGAGCGATTCGGAGGACATTGCCAATGCGCGGTTGAAGTTTGAAAACGGATGCGTGGCCAACCTCACCGCCAGCCGTGTGAGCCCCGAAAGTATGCGGAAAATCCGTGTGTTCAGCGGCGGCGAAACAACCAGTTACGTGTCGCTCGATTATCAAAAACAAGAAGGCTACATTTACCGCATCGCGCGCGACGGCGAGACGGAATCCAGTTTATGGAAAAAACTTTTGCACGCCAAAGACACTGCCATTGTCAGCGAGTTCGGCGGCAAACGCGTGGTGCGCGAGCCGGTGCCCATTGAAAAGGATGATCCGCTGTTGCAGGAGCTGCGGCACTTTGCCCATTGCGTGCGTGAGCAGCAAACGCCGAAAGTCAGCGGCGAATCCGCCAAGCAAGCGCTCGATGTGGCGCTGGAAATCACCCGACAAATTCAGGAACTCGAAACCGCATGA